The Bacillus zhangzhouensis region GGATTTTGGGATGGAACTCAATGAAGAGGAACCGGACCTAGTCATTACGGTCGGTGGAGATGGCACCCTTCTTTATGCGTTTCACCGTTATAGCGATCGTTTGAATGAAACAGCTTTTGTCGGTGTTCATACAGGTCATCTTGGTTTTTATGCTGACTGGGTGCCGAGTGAAATTGAAAAACTCGTCTTAGCCATTGCGAAAACACCTTATCATATTGTGGAATATCCGATTTTAGAAGTCATTGTCAGATACAACGACGGCGGCAGAGAAGAGAAATATTTAGCAATGAATGAATGTACAATTAAAAGCATGGAAGGGACACTTGTGGCAGATGTTGAAATCAGGGGTCAGCTGTTTGAAACATTTAGAGGTGACGGTCTTTGTCTGTCTACACCATCAGGCAGTACGGCCTATAATAAGGCACTTGGGGGCGCCATTATTCACCCTTCCATTAGAGCCATTCAGCTGGCAGAAATGGCTTCCATCAATAACAGAGTGTTTCGGACGGTCGGTTCACCGCTTATTTTGCCTGACCACCATACTTGTGTGATAAAACCGATGAATGATGTCGATTTTCAGGTGACCATTGATCATTTGACACTGTTTCATAAAGACGTCAAATCCATTCAATGCCGGGTGGCAGACGAGAATGTCCGTTTTGCCAGATTTAGACCATTTCCGTTTTGGAAAAGGGTGCAAGATTCCTTTATCGGAAAAGGAGAATAAGAAAGAGGTTGTTCCCGCTGGAATACTTTACGTTAAACAAAACCATAACAGCCAAAGAAGAAGGGCTGCTTTTAAAGGAATATTTAATTGATCTTGGCATTTCAAAAAGAATGCTGACAGATATTAAGTTTGATGGCGGTGACCTCCTCATCAATGGGGAGCATGTCACTGTGAAGTGCAAGCTGCGTGAAGGGGACAGGCTTACCATTTTATTTCCCGAGGAAAAAGTGAGTGAAGGACTGAAGCCTGCACCGATTCCGCTTGATATTTTATTTGAGGACGAGCATGTCCTTGTGCTGAATAAAAGGCCATATATTCCTTCGATTCCTTCTCGGGAGCACCCTAAGCATAGCATTGCGAATGGATTACTGCACTATTATGCAGAGCAGTCTGTTCGGCATACGGTTCATTTGGTGAACCGCCTTGATCGTGATACATCTGGCGTCATGCTTGTAGCGAAGCATCGCTTTGCTCATAGCCTTTTATCAAAGGCGCAAAAAAAAGGAGCGGTTAAACGAACCTACAGAGCGTTTACACATGGCATAATCACAGAAAAACATGGAACCATCGCTGCAAAAATTGCTCGAAAAGGAGATAGTATTATCGAGCGGATGGTTGATGATACTGGGCAGGAGGCAGTGACGCATTATACCGTGCGAGCGGTAATCGCTGAGTTGAACATGTCGGATGTGTCTCTCTCGCTTGAAACCGGGAGAACACATCAAATTCGTGTTCATATGCAATTTCTTGGGCATCCGCTCATCGGAGATACGCTGTATGGCGGAAGGGCAGAGCGGATAGACCGGCAGGCACTGCATAGTGAGGTCCTTGTGTTTCCTCATCCGATGACAGGTGAGCAAATGACATTTTCAGCTCCGCTTCCTCAAGACATGAAATCATTGCTTCTTTAAATAGAGAAACCCGGTCACCTGCAAGCGCAGGGCCGGTTTTTTTTATGATGTGAAATGCTGAAATCTTGAATCGTCATAAGGCATAGATGAAGGAACAGAGACCGTTTTAAGCTCAGGGTACGTGAGGGCAGACAGCTGGTTGCCAAATACGCAGCCTGTATCAATATTGACGGTTTTACCAACGAATCGAGGTTCTTTGACTGGTGTATGGCCGTACACAATCCAAGGTTTTCCGTGATACTCCTTTGCCCAGTCCTTTCGAACAGGCCGTCCATCTGGCCATGTTTCTCCTGTGACCTCACCAAATAATAGATAGGACCGCATCTGTTTATTCGGCTTTTTTCCAATATCCTTTTCCTTCATCGCTGCGTGTGCAATGATCAGCTCATCAGGAATAAGTACATCATAAAGGGGAGCCTTCTCGAATAACTGCTTAAATTCATGTGACAATTTGTTTTGTTCATGAATTGGCAGTTTTTTTATTTCGTTCACTGTCGTTTCAATACCATGAAGCAATTTGACGGGATTTCCTTTTAAATAACGATAAAGCTTAAAGCAATGGTTGCCAGGTACGTAGCGAATTGCGCCGTGTGAATAGGCATGAATGACAAACCGCATGACGTCTACTGACTGAGGCCCTCGATCTGTTAAATCACCAACAAGGGCCAGCGTTCTCTTATCAGGATGGACGGGTAATCCATGTTTGAGTTCGTATCCTAGTTTGTGTATGAGGGTAAGCAGCTCTTCGTAGCAGCCGTGGATATCACCAATGATATCGAATTTCATAAGGTTTCCTCCTGATTTTTTTCATCCATTCGCCCGGATATAAAGAAGTTTGAATTTTAGAAAATATAACGAATGGCTTTCATTTCATTTGAGCAATTGTTAGAATCAATGCTTTAACGTAAGACTTATAAAAGTAAACATGATTGTTAGGAGGCTTTAGCCAATGGAGCATACATCTGTTTCATCACTCGTTGTCGTTATTATTGTCGCCTTTTTCACCCCTATTTTATTGCACCGATTTAAGCTGACCATTCCGGTCGTTGTAGCTGAAATCATCATGGGGTTCATCATTGGGAAAAGCGGCTTTCAACTGGTTGTCGAACATGATGCGTGGTTAGATACATTATCCATGCTCGGTTTTATTTTTCTGATGTTTTTAAGTGGACTTGAAATAGATTTTTCTTCTTTTGAGTCAAAGAAGAAAGCACGTGAACTTCCAAATGGCTTAAAAGAACCAAATACATTGAAAGCAGCCGCTATTATTTTTCTTGGGGTATTTTGTATTTCTTTTATCCTGTCCTATGCGTTTGTACTCGCAGGGTTTATCCAAAATGCCTTTTTAATGACGCTCATTATCTCTACCATCTCATTAGGTGTAGTGGTTCCAACCTTAAAAGAGGAAAAGCTGATGCAGACGAATATCGGTCAAATCATTCTGCTTGTAGCTGTCATTGCTGATTTGGTCACGATGATTTTACTTGCTGTGTTTTCCTCGATTTATGGAGATGGAACAGGGAACATGTGGCTCCTGCTCTTATTATTTGCTGCAGGCATTCTTCTTTATTTATTTGGCCGCGTATTTAAGACAAAGTCAATTTTTCAGTCCATGTCAAAAGGCACCGTGCAAATTGGGACAAGGGCAATCTTTACTCTCATTATTGTCTTAGTTGCCTTATCTGAATCACTCGGGGCTGAAAATATTCTTGGGGCGTTTTTAGCTGGCGTGCTTGTCTCCCTTCTTTCGCCAAATAAAGAGCTTGTTCAGCAGCTGGACTCATTTGGCTATGGATTTTTCATCCCGATCTTTTTTGTGATGGTCGGAGTGAATCTGAATATATGGGCACTGTTTAAGGACCCAGCCATTATGATCATGATTCCGCTGCTGTTTATTGCATTGCTTATGAGTAAGCTCATCCCGATTCTTTATTTAAAAAAATGGTATGATATGAAAAAGGTCATCGGAGCCGGTTTTTTATTAACTTCAACGCTATCACTTGTCATTGCAGCTGCGACGATTGGTGAGCGGCTCGGGGTCATTGATCATAAAATGTCAGGAGCGCTGATTTTAGTTGCTGTGCTAACGAGTATTTTAACACCTGTTTGGTTTAAAGCGCTCTTTAAAAAGGAACAATCAGTGAGCTATAAAAAGCGTGTAACCTTTATTGGTGCAAATCAGCTGACTTTACCTGTCACACTTGATTTGCATCCGGATGAATATGACATTCGGATTTTGCATGTTTTTCAAGAAAATAAGAAAGCACTTTTGGCAGACTCCATCTTTGAAGTGGAATCAATTGAACAATACAACGATGAGACGCTGAGAAAGGCAGGTGTCGGCCAAGAGGATGTCCTTGTCGTCGCAACAGGCAGTGAGACGAAAAATAAGGAAATAGCTTTATTTGCAAAAGAAGAAGGAGCGAAACAAGTCATTGCAAGTGTCAATAAAGCTGAGGCAGAGCTGACATTAAAGGAAGAGGGTATTGATACGTTTTCTACTTTCCTTTCATCTAAAACGGTGTTAAGAGCTTTGATTGAAGCACCTGATGCGATTCGATTGCTAACAAATGTAGATTCTTCTTTGTATCAAATTCAAATGAACAATCATCGTTATCATAATGTCATGTTGAGAGAATTTCCTTTCATCGGTGATTTGGTATTTGTCCGCATTTTCAGAGGGGTAGACAGCTTAGTACCGCATGGAGATACGACACTCAGAAGCGGCGACCGTGTGCTTGTATCGGGCTCCCGGGAGTATGTGGCAGGACTAAGAGCTCAATTAGAATGACAATGAACCCTTGACCAACGAGCAATTCCTGATTAAGATAGAGGTACAACATCATATATTTGATCCACTAGGGGAGTCCTTTAAAAGGGCTGAGATAAAAGTGATGACTTTTAGACCCTCATTACCTGAACAGGTTCATACCTGCGTAGGGAAGTGGTGCGGTTTTTGACTCTGCTTTTTACAAATTCCAAGCCACTTTCCACGCGGAAAGTGGCTTTTTTATATGGAAAAACAGGAGGAGAGGAACATGACGTTTTCAACAGAATGTAAAGAAGCTGCAGCAGCATGGTGGAATGGAAGCTTTACGCACCCTTTTGTCAAAGGGATTGGAGATGGCACACTTTCACTCGACCGTTTCACCTATTACGTGATGCAGGATTCGTATTATTTAACTCATTTTGCTAAGGTGCAGGCATATGGAGCGGCGATTAGTGAGGACTTACATACGACGGGCAGAATGGCGTATCATGCCCAGGGCACGTATGAAGCAGAGCTGACGCTGCATAGGAAATTTACAGAGCTTCTGCAGATTTCTGATGAAACCATTGAGAACTTTAAGCCTTCCCCCACTGCTTATGCGTATACCTCTCATATGTACCGATCAGTAAAAAGTGGACGGTTTGAAGAGATTTTAGCCGCGTTATTACCATGCTACTGGCTCTATTATGAGGTAGGTGAAAAGCTGAAACAAACAACACCTGATCATCCGATTTACCAAGAATGGATTTTGACATATGGGGGCGATTGGTTTAAGGAACTCGTTTTCGAACAGGTGAATCGCTTTGATGAACTAGCAGAAAAAGCACCCGAACATATACGGGCCAATATGAAAGAAAATTTTGTGATTTCGAGCTATTACGAATATCGCTTCTGGGAGATGGCATATCAAAAAGAAATGTGGCAAACAGTATGCTTAGATGGGGTTGGTGCAAATGGAACTCCACGCAGTGACAAATGATTCGCTTCCTGCGGATGAACTGATCAAACAA contains the following coding sequences:
- a CDS encoding NAD kinase — its product is MKFAVSSKGNSVSDTLKSKIQTYLLDFGMELNEEEPDLVITVGGDGTLLYAFHRYSDRLNETAFVGVHTGHLGFYADWVPSEIEKLVLAIAKTPYHIVEYPILEVIVRYNDGGREEKYLAMNECTIKSMEGTLVADVEIRGQLFETFRGDGLCLSTPSGSTAYNKALGGAIIHPSIRAIQLAEMASINNRVFRTVGSPLILPDHHTCVIKPMNDVDFQVTIDHLTLFHKDVKSIQCRVADENVRFARFRPFPFWKRVQDSFIGKGE
- a CDS encoding RluA family pseudouridine synthase, whose protein sequence is MEYFTLNKTITAKEEGLLLKEYLIDLGISKRMLTDIKFDGGDLLINGEHVTVKCKLREGDRLTILFPEEKVSEGLKPAPIPLDILFEDEHVLVLNKRPYIPSIPSREHPKHSIANGLLHYYAEQSVRHTVHLVNRLDRDTSGVMLVAKHRFAHSLLSKAQKKGAVKRTYRAFTHGIITEKHGTIAAKIARKGDSIIERMVDDTGQEAVTHYTVRAVIAELNMSDVSLSLETGRTHQIRVHMQFLGHPLIGDTLYGGRAERIDRQALHSEVLVFPHPMTGEQMTFSAPLPQDMKSLLL
- the prpE gene encoding bis(5'-nucleosyl)-tetraphosphatase PrpE: MKFDIIGDIHGCYEELLTLIHKLGYELKHGLPVHPDKRTLALVGDLTDRGPQSVDVMRFVIHAYSHGAIRYVPGNHCFKLYRYLKGNPVKLLHGIETTVNEIKKLPIHEQNKLSHEFKQLFEKAPLYDVLIPDELIIAHAAMKEKDIGKKPNKQMRSYLLFGEVTGETWPDGRPVRKDWAKEYHGKPWIVYGHTPVKEPRFVGKTVNIDTGCVFGNQLSALTYPELKTVSVPSSMPYDDSRFQHFTS
- a CDS encoding monovalent cation:proton antiporter family protein; the protein is MEHTSVSSLVVVIIVAFFTPILLHRFKLTIPVVVAEIIMGFIIGKSGFQLVVEHDAWLDTLSMLGFIFLMFLSGLEIDFSSFESKKKARELPNGLKEPNTLKAAAIIFLGVFCISFILSYAFVLAGFIQNAFLMTLIISTISLGVVVPTLKEEKLMQTNIGQIILLVAVIADLVTMILLAVFSSIYGDGTGNMWLLLLLFAAGILLYLFGRVFKTKSIFQSMSKGTVQIGTRAIFTLIIVLVALSESLGAENILGAFLAGVLVSLLSPNKELVQQLDSFGYGFFIPIFFVMVGVNLNIWALFKDPAIMIMIPLLFIALLMSKLIPILYLKKWYDMKKVIGAGFLLTSTLSLVIAAATIGERLGVIDHKMSGALILVAVLTSILTPVWFKALFKKEQSVSYKKRVTFIGANQLTLPVTLDLHPDEYDIRILHVFQENKKALLADSIFEVESIEQYNDETLRKAGVGQEDVLVVATGSETKNKEIALFAKEEGAKQVIASVNKAEAELTLKEEGIDTFSTFLSSKTVLRALIEAPDAIRLLTNVDSSLYQIQMNNHRYHNVMLREFPFIGDLVFVRIFRGVDSLVPHGDTTLRSGDRVLVSGSREYVAGLRAQLE
- the tenA gene encoding thiaminase II, coding for MTFSTECKEAAAAWWNGSFTHPFVKGIGDGTLSLDRFTYYVMQDSYYLTHFAKVQAYGAAISEDLHTTGRMAYHAQGTYEAELTLHRKFTELLQISDETIENFKPSPTAYAYTSHMYRSVKSGRFEEILAALLPCYWLYYEVGEKLKQTTPDHPIYQEWILTYGGDWFKELVFEQVNRFDELAEKAPEHIRANMKENFVISSYYEYRFWEMAYQKEMWQTVCLDGVGANGTPRSDK